One stretch of Cygnus olor isolate bCygOlo1 chromosome 1, bCygOlo1.pri.v2, whole genome shotgun sequence DNA includes these proteins:
- the LOC121063558 gene encoding protein NPAT isoform X4, with translation MTNVLFQVPLCSVSSALSQVKCGTLGRNLNTSLCGKNLTTILNEYVAMKTKETTNEVPAMMSSLWKKLDYTLSQIRSMQNSTGFSANQRTRTRSGIVEMKRQRMLQQSAPPNSGLLSVAHQSAPQNSSSVVSPQVIHRPAINQNISQTRLNTLFVHQSQTQENKINRDFIHIQVPATQERKLHSNLLSPGRRKSESQKRKSITASGPLPASRSSQDPDEVIIEKESEPLEEFIDGNFPQLVIENAREKILSNKSLQEKLAENINKILSSDGNVTQAPKQTDSGPAEQETSIDEILGLQGEIHMSEEAIQDILEQTESDPAFQALFDLFDYGKNKVNKNLPAGISGQSGVENTILVDEDNLETLQSSLGTEETSDNSREALACKGFQLAEASCALKNTISDDDTAKKNATSEQLHGNCRPRKQTDVLKTVTPEHIGELEIAFDSVPVLTEPNKRQIPDSECNEHCGDSFDKKESSALVSESEKSMGIGKGTLSHSAQSSPNLEYVHSGSPQISLISLEEGSTASENRIQSGSKCCLSPDTSISEKTLSKSSSDGSPGHSVVLRKNNAPISGLSADAGKEQPVTNDTAPLPSILQNSSHHANQQERSVQSDCAARSAVKIPDLAKTELQLEVVDTSNKPYSSDQHTLDNPKKDFNLPSGPSNSEGAQVEMQEPSSSTKVDADNIYFSPGDEACTEISVVSTENNLTTSEICHSPLPETASSTDESGTEAKSVSGVSSSSQAMDVDPSNIMSLKIIISDDPFISSDTELNNAVSSITGENLPTIILSSPAKSPTKTTGLSKCLTSEDPEKGVDSALAEQNLLVLRPKDPVATSVNTQNEDCSVFSVAGTNNLSKEGGFIQLMPATSTAFGNSNNLYIATCVTDPATLGTAVTPSNVVVLPGNSMPLAAQAPAVQQLRTPPRSSSTFAANQTVSPNFPQGSAIIIASPVQPVLQGMVGMIPLSVVGQNGNAFSAPARQVLHMPVANPVCNRSIPKLPIPPKSQKIPGARNKTNTGKLVASVSETLNHTSSRTQRTGNPDKLIPAELGRKVEENLLAVSVESTSSNSRQESHRRVLCFDNVLPAPGGNAQVQAAKTSSQKERSENTSLAVDSAPSSAKAQAAKREKDKTLPRILCKPEVGSNRSVSAKDPQPERKVVAAGLPLDPFHKTTANKENELRRDADEKQKNQDPAKLSNGQQSVSLWNEKTVASVQDLNKKQGSLSNGNSKSAAPASLSSKEPKREPAKAASQGLCLSSPFTKQCVEMLQDIQWHSPTSKTVENGELPVPRTPSGVGDRHTDDTTDSVRTPTCRRFNEDSATPRIMVPPATPDLPACSPASETGSENSVSMAAHTLMILSRAAIARTSTATPLKDNTQQFRSLRSTVKKRKLEDLSEGERNSRSANRKDLQSSPTPSKKKKIKKKKLPNSFPAGMDVDKFLLSLHYDE, from the exons AtgacaaatgttttgtttcaggttcCTCTTTGCTCAGTATCATCTGCTTTGTCCCAGGTGAAATGTGGAACTTTGGGGAGGAACCTAAATACA tccctgTGTGGAAAAAACTTGACAACTATTCTGAATGAATATGTAgccatgaaaacaaaag AAACAACAAATGAAGTTCCAGCAATGATGTCATCTCTGTGGAAAAAACTAGATTACACACTTTCTCAGATCAG gaGCATGCAGAATTCCACAGGATTTTCTGCTAATCAAAGGA CACGTACTAGAAGTGGAAttgtagaaatgaaaagacagagaatGCTTCAGCAATCGGCTCCTCCAAATTCAGGATTATTATCTGTAGCCCATCAGTCAGCGCCACAGAATTCCTCTTCTGTTGTATCTCCTCAAGTTATTCACAGGCCAGCAATAAATCAGAATATATCACAGACAAGACTGAATACGTTGTTTGTACACCAGTCACAaacccaagaaaacaaaatcaaca GAGATTTCATACACATTCAAGTTCCAGCAACACAGGAACGAAAGCTCCATTCAAATTTGCTTTCTCCAGGAAGACGGAAAAG TGAatctcagaagaggaaaagtatCACAGCCTCTGGGCCTCTTCCAGCAAGTAGGAGTTCTCAAGACCCTGATGAAgtaataatagaaaaagaaagtgagcCACTTGAAGAATTTATAGATGGTAACTTCCCA CAACTGGTTATTGAAAATGCCAGAGAAAAGATCCTGAGCAACAAGTCTCTTCAGGAGAAGCTCGCTGAGAACATCAACAAAATCCTGAGCAG TGATGGCAATGTCACTCAGGCACCCAAACAGACAGACAGTGGCCCAGCAGAACAAGAGACATCAATTGATGAAATCCTTGGACTTCAG GGTGAAATTCATATGTCAGAAGAGGCTATACAGGACATTCTGGAACAGACAGAATCAGATCCAGCTTTTCAGGCACTCTTTGACTTGTTTGATTATG ggaAGAACAAGGTAAACAAGAATTTACCTGCTGGTATTTCTGGTCAGAGTGGGGTAGAAAATACAATCCTGGTGGATGAGGATAACCTGGAAACACTTCAAAGTTCTTTAGGAACAGAAGAAACTA gtgaTAATTCTAGAGAAGCACTAGCCTGTAAAGGTTTTCAGCTAGCAGAAGCATCATGTGCATTGAAGAACACCATTAGTGATGATGATACAGCGAAGAAAAACGCAACCAGCGAACAACTGCATGGAAATTGTAGACCAAGGAAGCAGACTGATGTGCTTAAAACTGTTACCCCTGAACATATTGGCGAGCTTGAAATTGCTTTTGACTCTGTGCCTGTTTTGACTGAACCTAACAAGAGGCAGATTCCTGACAGTGAGTGTAACGAACACTGTGGAGATTCTTTTGATAAAAAAGAGTCATCTGCACTAGtttctgaaagtgaaaaatctaTGGGAATTGGAAAAGGCACACTAAGTCATAGTGCACAAAGTAGTCCTAATTTGGAATATGTTCATTCTGGTAGTCCACAGATTTCTTTGATTTCACTGGAAGAAGGTTCTACAGCCAGTGAAAACAGAATACAATCTGGAAGTAAATGTTGCTTATCACCAGATACATCAATATCTGAAAAAACACTTAGTAAAAGCTCTTCTGATGGAAGCCCCGGTCACAGTGTAgtgctgagaaaaaataatgcaccAATTTCTGGCCTGTCAGCAGATGCAGGAAAAGAACAGCCTGTAACAAACGATACAGCTCCACTACCTAGTATTTTACAGAACTCAAGCCACCATGCTAATCAGCAGGAGCGGAGTGTGCAGTCGGACTGTGCTGCAAGATCTGCAGTGAAAATTCCAGATCTTGCCAAAACAGAGTTGCAGCTTGAAGTTGTTGATACTTCTAACAAACCATATTCGAGTGATCAGCATACGCTCGATAATCCTAAGAAGGATTTTAACCTCCCTTCAGGACCATCAAACTCAGAGGGAGCACAAGTGGAAATGCAGGAACCTTCATCTTCTACAAAAGTAGATGctgataatatatatttctccCCTGGTGATGAGGCGTGTACAGAAATTTCTGTAGTATCCACTGAAAATAATCTTACTACATCCGAAATATGCCACTCTCCTCTGCCAGAAACGGCTTCCTCAACAGATGAGTCGGGTACTGAAGCCAAAAGTGTAAGTGGTGTGTCTTCCAGTAGTCAAGCAATGGATGTTGATCCTTCTAATATAATGTCCCTGAAGATCATCATCAGTGATGACCCGTTTATTTCTTCAGACACAGAGTTGAATAATGCTGTTTCCAGCATCACAGGAGAAAACTTGCCAACCATCATACTGTCTTCCCCAGCCAAATCCCCAACGAAAACTACAGGCCTGTCCAAATGTCTGACTTCAGAGGACCCAGAAAAAGGTGTGGATTCAGCTTTGGCGGAGCAGAATCTTCTCGTGCTTAGACCTAAAGATCCTGTGGCCACCTCCGTTAACACTCAGAATGAagactgcagtgttttttcagtTGCAGGTACAAATAATCTTTCCAAGGAAGGGGGATTTATACAGTTGATGCCAGCAACCAGCACAGCTTTTGGCAATTCAAACAACCTTTATATTGCCACGTGCGTGACTGATCCAGCTACCTTGGGCACAGCTGTAACACCATCAAATGTCGTTGTATTGCCTGGCAATTCCATGCCTCTTGCTGCGCAAGCTCCAGCAGTACAGCAGTTACGGACTCCTCCCAGATCCAGCAGCACCTTTGCAGCAAACCAGACCGTCTCCCCAAACTTCCCACAAG GTTCTGCCATTATAATTGCGTCACCAGTGCAGCCTGTTTTGCAAGGCATGGTGGGAATGATACCTCTCTCGGTGGTAGgacaaaatggaaatgctttctCAGCCCCTGCCCGCCAG GTTCTGCATATGCCTGTCGCTAATCCGGTGTGCAACAGAAGCATCCCCAAACTTCCTATCCCTCCCAAATCACAGAAGATTCCCGGAGCAAGAAACAAGACTAATACAG GAAAACTGGTAGCAAGTGTATCGGAGACTTTGAACCATACGAGTTCTCGAACACAGCG GACTGGAAACCCAGACAAGCTTATCCCTGCAGAACTAGGAAGGAAGGTGGAGGAGAACTTGCTTGCTGTATCAGTGGAGAGCACAAGCTCCAATTCAAGACAAGAAAGTCACAGGAGGGTGCTTTGCTTTGATAACGTCCTACCGGCTCCAGGAGGGAACGCCCAGGTTCAGGCTGCTAAAACTTCGtcccaaaaagaaagaagtgaaaacacCTCGCTTGCTGTTGACTCTGCACCGTCCTCGGCTAAAGCACAGGCAGCAAAGCGAGAGAAGGATAAGACGCTGCCTAGAATTCTGTGTAAGCCAGAAGTTGGTAGCAACAGAAGCGTATCCGCGAAGGATCCGCAGCCCGAGCGGAAGGTGGTAGCTGCGGGGCTTCCGTTAGATCCCTTCCACAAGACcacagcaaataaagaaaacgAATTGCGGAGAGATGctgatgaaaagcagaagaaccAGGACCCGGCCAAACTCTCAAATGGTCAGCAGAGCGTTAGCCTGTGGAATGAGAAGACGGTCGCTTCGGTGCAGGACCTGAACAAAAAGCAAGGGTCGCTGTCAAACGGGAATAGCAAATCTGCAGCGCCCGCTTCTTTGTCCTCAAAGGAGCCAAAGCGAGAACCAGCTAAAGCTGCCAGCCAGGGCCTCTGCCTGTCAAGTCCGTTCACTAAACAGTGCGTGGAAATGTTGCAGGACATTCAGTGGCACAGCCCTACGAGCAAGACAGTTGAAAACGGAGAGTTGCCAGTGCCCCGTACGCCGTCTGGAGTTGGGGACAGGCACACGGATGATACTACAGACAGCGTGAGGACGCCGACCTGCCGGCGCTTCAACGAGGACAGCGCGACCCCTCGAATAATGGTCCCTCCTGCCACGCCAgacctgcctgcctgcagcccagcgaGCGAAACAGGTAGTGAAAACAGCGTCAGCATGGCTGCTCACACGCTGATGATCCTGTCGCGGGCTGCTATTGCAAGGACTAGTACCGCGACTCCTCTGAAGGACAACACGCAGCAGTTCAGGTCTTTAAGGAGCACGGTCAAGAAGAGGAAACTGGAGGACTTGAGTGAGGGCGAGAGGAATTCCcgttctgcaaacagaaaagaccttcaaagCTCTCCAACACcatcaaaaaagaagaaaataaag aaaaagaagctaCCGAATTCTTTTCCAGCAGGAATGGATGTGGACAAGTTCTTGTTATCTTTGCATTATgatgaatga
- the LOC121063558 gene encoding protein NPAT isoform X3 yields MTNVLFQVPLCSVSSALSQVKCGTLGRNLNTSLCGKNLTTILNEYVAMKTKETTNEVPAMMSSLWKKLDYTLSQIRSMQNSTGFSANQRTRTRSGIVEMKRQRMLQQSAPPNSGLLSVAHQSAPQNSSSVVSPQVIHRPAINQNISQTRLNTLFVHQSQTQENKINTGDFIHIQVPATQERKLHSNLLSPGRRKSESQKRKSITASGPLPASRSSQDPDEVIIEKESEPLEEFIDGNFPQLVIENAREKILSNKSLQEKLAENINKILSSDGNVTQAPKQTDSGPAEQETSIDEILGLQGEIHMSEEAIQDILEQTESDPAFQALFDLFDYGKNKVNKNLPAGISGQSGVENTILVDEDNLETLQSSLGTEETSDNSREALACKGFQLAEASCALKNTISDDDTAKKNATSEQLHGNCRPRKQTDVLKTVTPEHIGELEIAFDSVPVLTEPNKRQIPDSECNEHCGDSFDKKESSALVSESEKSMGIGKGTLSHSAQSSPNLEYVHSGSPQISLISLEEGSTASENRIQSGSKCCLSPDTSISEKTLSKSSSDGSPGHSVVLRKNNAPISGLSADAGKEQPVTNDTAPLPSILQNSSHHANQQERSVQSDCAARSAVKIPDLAKTELQLEVVDTSNKPYSSDQHTLDNPKKDFNLPSGPSNSEGAQVEMQEPSSSTKVDADNIYFSPGDEACTEISVVSTENNLTTSEICHSPLPETASSTDESGTEAKSVSGVSSSSQAMDVDPSNIMSLKIIISDDPFISSDTELNNAVSSITGENLPTIILSSPAKSPTKTTGLSKCLTSEDPEKGVDSALAEQNLLVLRPKDPVATSVNTQNEDCSVFSVAGTNNLSKEGGFIQLMPATSTAFGNSNNLYIATCVTDPATLGTAVTPSNVVVLPGNSMPLAAQAPAVQQLRTPPRSSSTFAANQTVSPNFPQGSAIIIASPVQPVLQGMVGMIPLSVVGQNGNAFSAPARQVLHMPVANPVCNRSIPKLPIPPKSQKIPGARNKTNTGKLVASVSETLNHTSSRTQRTGNPDKLIPAELGRKVEENLLAVSVESTSSNSRQESHRRVLCFDNVLPAPGGNAQVQAAKTSSQKERSENTSLAVDSAPSSAKAQAAKREKDKTLPRILCKPEVGSNRSVSAKDPQPERKVVAAGLPLDPFHKTTANKENELRRDADEKQKNQDPAKLSNGQQSVSLWNEKTVASVQDLNKKQGSLSNGNSKSAAPASLSSKEPKREPAKAASQGLCLSSPFTKQCVEMLQDIQWHSPTSKTVENGELPVPRTPSGVGDRHTDDTTDSVRTPTCRRFNEDSATPRIMVPPATPDLPACSPASETGSENSVSMAAHTLMILSRAAIARTSTATPLKDNTQQFRSLRSTVKKRKLEDLSEGERNSRSANRKDLQSSPTPSKKKKIKKKKLPNSFPAGMDVDKFLLSLHYDE; encoded by the exons AtgacaaatgttttgtttcaggttcCTCTTTGCTCAGTATCATCTGCTTTGTCCCAGGTGAAATGTGGAACTTTGGGGAGGAACCTAAATACA tccctgTGTGGAAAAAACTTGACAACTATTCTGAATGAATATGTAgccatgaaaacaaaag AAACAACAAATGAAGTTCCAGCAATGATGTCATCTCTGTGGAAAAAACTAGATTACACACTTTCTCAGATCAG gaGCATGCAGAATTCCACAGGATTTTCTGCTAATCAAAGGA CACGTACTAGAAGTGGAAttgtagaaatgaaaagacagagaatGCTTCAGCAATCGGCTCCTCCAAATTCAGGATTATTATCTGTAGCCCATCAGTCAGCGCCACAGAATTCCTCTTCTGTTGTATCTCCTCAAGTTATTCACAGGCCAGCAATAAATCAGAATATATCACAGACAAGACTGAATACGTTGTTTGTACACCAGTCACAaacccaagaaaacaaaatcaaca CAGGAGATTTCATACACATTCAAGTTCCAGCAACACAGGAACGAAAGCTCCATTCAAATTTGCTTTCTCCAGGAAGACGGAAAAG TGAatctcagaagaggaaaagtatCACAGCCTCTGGGCCTCTTCCAGCAAGTAGGAGTTCTCAAGACCCTGATGAAgtaataatagaaaaagaaagtgagcCACTTGAAGAATTTATAGATGGTAACTTCCCA CAACTGGTTATTGAAAATGCCAGAGAAAAGATCCTGAGCAACAAGTCTCTTCAGGAGAAGCTCGCTGAGAACATCAACAAAATCCTGAGCAG TGATGGCAATGTCACTCAGGCACCCAAACAGACAGACAGTGGCCCAGCAGAACAAGAGACATCAATTGATGAAATCCTTGGACTTCAG GGTGAAATTCATATGTCAGAAGAGGCTATACAGGACATTCTGGAACAGACAGAATCAGATCCAGCTTTTCAGGCACTCTTTGACTTGTTTGATTATG ggaAGAACAAGGTAAACAAGAATTTACCTGCTGGTATTTCTGGTCAGAGTGGGGTAGAAAATACAATCCTGGTGGATGAGGATAACCTGGAAACACTTCAAAGTTCTTTAGGAACAGAAGAAACTA gtgaTAATTCTAGAGAAGCACTAGCCTGTAAAGGTTTTCAGCTAGCAGAAGCATCATGTGCATTGAAGAACACCATTAGTGATGATGATACAGCGAAGAAAAACGCAACCAGCGAACAACTGCATGGAAATTGTAGACCAAGGAAGCAGACTGATGTGCTTAAAACTGTTACCCCTGAACATATTGGCGAGCTTGAAATTGCTTTTGACTCTGTGCCTGTTTTGACTGAACCTAACAAGAGGCAGATTCCTGACAGTGAGTGTAACGAACACTGTGGAGATTCTTTTGATAAAAAAGAGTCATCTGCACTAGtttctgaaagtgaaaaatctaTGGGAATTGGAAAAGGCACACTAAGTCATAGTGCACAAAGTAGTCCTAATTTGGAATATGTTCATTCTGGTAGTCCACAGATTTCTTTGATTTCACTGGAAGAAGGTTCTACAGCCAGTGAAAACAGAATACAATCTGGAAGTAAATGTTGCTTATCACCAGATACATCAATATCTGAAAAAACACTTAGTAAAAGCTCTTCTGATGGAAGCCCCGGTCACAGTGTAgtgctgagaaaaaataatgcaccAATTTCTGGCCTGTCAGCAGATGCAGGAAAAGAACAGCCTGTAACAAACGATACAGCTCCACTACCTAGTATTTTACAGAACTCAAGCCACCATGCTAATCAGCAGGAGCGGAGTGTGCAGTCGGACTGTGCTGCAAGATCTGCAGTGAAAATTCCAGATCTTGCCAAAACAGAGTTGCAGCTTGAAGTTGTTGATACTTCTAACAAACCATATTCGAGTGATCAGCATACGCTCGATAATCCTAAGAAGGATTTTAACCTCCCTTCAGGACCATCAAACTCAGAGGGAGCACAAGTGGAAATGCAGGAACCTTCATCTTCTACAAAAGTAGATGctgataatatatatttctccCCTGGTGATGAGGCGTGTACAGAAATTTCTGTAGTATCCACTGAAAATAATCTTACTACATCCGAAATATGCCACTCTCCTCTGCCAGAAACGGCTTCCTCAACAGATGAGTCGGGTACTGAAGCCAAAAGTGTAAGTGGTGTGTCTTCCAGTAGTCAAGCAATGGATGTTGATCCTTCTAATATAATGTCCCTGAAGATCATCATCAGTGATGACCCGTTTATTTCTTCAGACACAGAGTTGAATAATGCTGTTTCCAGCATCACAGGAGAAAACTTGCCAACCATCATACTGTCTTCCCCAGCCAAATCCCCAACGAAAACTACAGGCCTGTCCAAATGTCTGACTTCAGAGGACCCAGAAAAAGGTGTGGATTCAGCTTTGGCGGAGCAGAATCTTCTCGTGCTTAGACCTAAAGATCCTGTGGCCACCTCCGTTAACACTCAGAATGAagactgcagtgttttttcagtTGCAGGTACAAATAATCTTTCCAAGGAAGGGGGATTTATACAGTTGATGCCAGCAACCAGCACAGCTTTTGGCAATTCAAACAACCTTTATATTGCCACGTGCGTGACTGATCCAGCTACCTTGGGCACAGCTGTAACACCATCAAATGTCGTTGTATTGCCTGGCAATTCCATGCCTCTTGCTGCGCAAGCTCCAGCAGTACAGCAGTTACGGACTCCTCCCAGATCCAGCAGCACCTTTGCAGCAAACCAGACCGTCTCCCCAAACTTCCCACAAG GTTCTGCCATTATAATTGCGTCACCAGTGCAGCCTGTTTTGCAAGGCATGGTGGGAATGATACCTCTCTCGGTGGTAGgacaaaatggaaatgctttctCAGCCCCTGCCCGCCAG GTTCTGCATATGCCTGTCGCTAATCCGGTGTGCAACAGAAGCATCCCCAAACTTCCTATCCCTCCCAAATCACAGAAGATTCCCGGAGCAAGAAACAAGACTAATACAG GAAAACTGGTAGCAAGTGTATCGGAGACTTTGAACCATACGAGTTCTCGAACACAGCG GACTGGAAACCCAGACAAGCTTATCCCTGCAGAACTAGGAAGGAAGGTGGAGGAGAACTTGCTTGCTGTATCAGTGGAGAGCACAAGCTCCAATTCAAGACAAGAAAGTCACAGGAGGGTGCTTTGCTTTGATAACGTCCTACCGGCTCCAGGAGGGAACGCCCAGGTTCAGGCTGCTAAAACTTCGtcccaaaaagaaagaagtgaaaacacCTCGCTTGCTGTTGACTCTGCACCGTCCTCGGCTAAAGCACAGGCAGCAAAGCGAGAGAAGGATAAGACGCTGCCTAGAATTCTGTGTAAGCCAGAAGTTGGTAGCAACAGAAGCGTATCCGCGAAGGATCCGCAGCCCGAGCGGAAGGTGGTAGCTGCGGGGCTTCCGTTAGATCCCTTCCACAAGACcacagcaaataaagaaaacgAATTGCGGAGAGATGctgatgaaaagcagaagaaccAGGACCCGGCCAAACTCTCAAATGGTCAGCAGAGCGTTAGCCTGTGGAATGAGAAGACGGTCGCTTCGGTGCAGGACCTGAACAAAAAGCAAGGGTCGCTGTCAAACGGGAATAGCAAATCTGCAGCGCCCGCTTCTTTGTCCTCAAAGGAGCCAAAGCGAGAACCAGCTAAAGCTGCCAGCCAGGGCCTCTGCCTGTCAAGTCCGTTCACTAAACAGTGCGTGGAAATGTTGCAGGACATTCAGTGGCACAGCCCTACGAGCAAGACAGTTGAAAACGGAGAGTTGCCAGTGCCCCGTACGCCGTCTGGAGTTGGGGACAGGCACACGGATGATACTACAGACAGCGTGAGGACGCCGACCTGCCGGCGCTTCAACGAGGACAGCGCGACCCCTCGAATAATGGTCCCTCCTGCCACGCCAgacctgcctgcctgcagcccagcgaGCGAAACAGGTAGTGAAAACAGCGTCAGCATGGCTGCTCACACGCTGATGATCCTGTCGCGGGCTGCTATTGCAAGGACTAGTACCGCGACTCCTCTGAAGGACAACACGCAGCAGTTCAGGTCTTTAAGGAGCACGGTCAAGAAGAGGAAACTGGAGGACTTGAGTGAGGGCGAGAGGAATTCCcgttctgcaaacagaaaagaccttcaaagCTCTCCAACACcatcaaaaaagaagaaaataaag aaaaagaagctaCCGAATTCTTTTCCAGCAGGAATGGATGTGGACAAGTTCTTGTTATCTTTGCATTATgatgaatga